One segment of Pontibacter akesuensis DNA contains the following:
- a CDS encoding heavy metal translocating P-type ATPase — translation MEAALQTNVQTCYHCGDSCVDELVLADDKAFCCAGCKTVYELLEENNLCTYYNLEQNPGISGKAQASDARFAYLDDAGVETQLLNFRNDTICKLTFYVPQMHCSSCIWLLENLFKLNTGISESTVNFLRKEISLTYFHQQTSLREVVTLLARLGYEPAITLADTDGKKIQSQSHTIIYKLGIAGFCFGNVMLLAFPDYLAVTEGLQRSFGSFFGYLSIILSIPVFIYSARGFFTSAWEGIRQRYINIDFPIALGLISLFCVSLYEIITGTGPGYLDSFTGLVFFMLIGKYFQQKTYDTLSFDRDYTSYFPVSVTVLKDGKEEATAVRNLKVGNRIRVRNQELIPADAMLLRGQAMIDYSFVSGESEAVEKVAGEVIYAGGRQVGESIELEVVKEVSQGYLTQLWNDGAFSKKEAHSVETYANTAGRWFVIVTLIVAAGTLYYWVPRDMDMAMRAFTSVLIIACPCALSLATPFVHGHTLRVFGKNKFFLKNTSVVETLAKIDTVVFDKTGTLTELSAAEISYTGKALTAEQERRILSVLRHSTHPLSQRISENLKDKPLPVENFKEYTGQGLSGEVNGQLVRVGSAAYQGIPADKTSDNLKTTVYVSLDGVVLGYYTFYNVYREGLRGILQDLSDKKIAVLSGDNNHEEDRLRALLGEEAELVFNQSPVQKLQSIQALQEKHQHVLMVGDGLNDAGALKQSDAGIALTNSVTNFSPSCDAILDATAFGKLSRFLAFSKKTMNIILATFIVSLFYNVIGLTLAVQGLFSPIASAILMPISSLSVIVFATLSVKFVAKRAGL, via the coding sequence ATGGAAGCCGCACTCCAAACCAATGTTCAGACCTGCTACCACTGCGGGGATTCCTGTGTGGATGAGCTCGTTCTAGCAGACGACAAAGCCTTTTGCTGCGCCGGATGCAAAACCGTGTATGAACTGCTGGAGGAAAACAACCTCTGCACCTACTATAATTTAGAGCAAAATCCAGGCATTTCCGGAAAGGCGCAGGCGTCAGATGCACGTTTTGCTTACCTGGATGATGCGGGCGTGGAAACGCAGTTGCTTAACTTCCGCAACGACACCATTTGCAAGCTGACGTTTTACGTGCCGCAGATGCACTGCAGTTCCTGTATCTGGTTGCTGGAGAACCTCTTTAAGCTGAACACTGGAATTTCAGAATCAACCGTAAATTTCCTGCGCAAGGAAATATCACTTACTTATTTTCACCAGCAAACCAGCCTGCGCGAGGTAGTAACGCTGCTGGCACGACTCGGCTATGAGCCGGCTATCACACTGGCCGATACCGACGGAAAGAAAATCCAGAGCCAGAGCCACACCATCATCTACAAGCTCGGTATTGCCGGTTTCTGCTTTGGCAACGTGATGTTGCTGGCTTTTCCGGACTACCTTGCCGTAACCGAAGGGCTGCAGCGCAGCTTTGGCTCCTTCTTCGGCTACCTGAGCATCATTCTGTCTATCCCGGTGTTCATCTACAGCGCGCGGGGTTTCTTTACTTCGGCCTGGGAAGGCATCAGACAGCGTTACATCAACATCGATTTCCCGATTGCGCTGGGACTTATTTCGTTGTTCTGCGTGAGTTTGTATGAAATCATCACCGGCACTGGTCCCGGCTACCTCGACTCCTTTACAGGCCTTGTGTTCTTTATGCTGATCGGCAAATACTTTCAGCAGAAGACCTACGATACGCTCTCCTTCGACAGAGACTATACTTCCTACTTTCCGGTTTCAGTAACAGTATTAAAGGACGGAAAGGAAGAAGCCACTGCTGTACGGAACCTGAAAGTGGGCAACCGCATCCGTGTCCGCAACCAGGAGCTTATACCTGCCGATGCGATGCTGTTGCGCGGACAGGCCATGATCGATTACAGCTTTGTTTCCGGTGAATCAGAGGCGGTAGAAAAAGTGGCGGGTGAAGTGATTTACGCTGGCGGACGACAGGTAGGGGAGAGCATTGAGTTGGAGGTGGTAAAAGAGGTGTCGCAGGGCTACTTGACGCAGCTCTGGAACGACGGCGCCTTTTCCAAGAAAGAAGCGCATTCGGTAGAGACGTACGCCAACACTGCCGGGAGGTGGTTTGTAATTGTGACGCTGATCGTGGCTGCCGGAACGCTCTATTACTGGGTGCCGCGCGATATGGACATGGCAATGCGGGCTTTCACATCGGTACTGATTATTGCCTGCCCTTGCGCGCTTTCGCTGGCTACGCCATTTGTGCACGGCCATACTTTGCGGGTGTTCGGCAAGAACAAGTTCTTCCTTAAAAACACTTCGGTAGTAGAAACACTAGCCAAAATAGACACGGTGGTGTTTGATAAAACCGGCACACTCACCGAGCTAAGCGCTGCCGAGATCAGCTACACCGGCAAGGCATTAACAGCGGAGCAGGAGCGAAGAATACTTTCCGTGTTGCGCCACTCCACGCATCCGCTAAGCCAGCGCATCAGCGAAAATCTGAAAGATAAGCCGCTGCCGGTGGAAAACTTCAAAGAGTATACCGGCCAAGGGTTGAGCGGTGAGGTGAACGGGCAGCTCGTGCGGGTAGGCTCTGCTGCTTACCAGGGCATTCCCGCCGATAAAACCTCTGACAACCTAAAAACTACCGTTTATGTATCGCTGGACGGGGTGGTGCTGGGCTACTATACGTTTTATAATGTGTATAGAGAAGGCTTGAGAGGAATCCTGCAGGACCTGAGCGACAAGAAGATTGCGGTGCTATCCGGTGACAACAACCATGAGGAGGACAGGCTAAGAGCTTTGTTGGGCGAGGAGGCCGAACTGGTGTTTAATCAGTCGCCGGTGCAGAAGCTACAGAGCATACAGGCGCTTCAGGAAAAGCACCAGCACGTACTGATGGTGGGCGACGGCTTGAACGACGCAGGCGCCCTGAAGCAAAGTGATGCGGGCATTGCCCTTACCAACAGCGTCACCAACTTCTCCCCATCCTGCGATGCCATACTGGACGCGACGGCCTTTGGCAAGCTGAGCAGGTTTTTGGCCTTTTCTAAAAAAACCATGAACATCATCCTAGCGACGTTCATCGTGTCGCTGTTCTACAACGTGATCGGTCTGACGCTGGCGGTACAGGGACTCTTTTCACCTATTGCCTCCGCCATTCTGATGCCGATTAGCTCCCTTAGCGTGATTGTGTTTGCCACACTCTCGGTGAAATTTGTCGCCAAAAGAGCTGGGCTATAA
- the hemN gene encoding oxygen-independent coproporphyrinogen III oxidase, with the protein MSTQQERLVQKYNVPAPRYTSYPTVPFWDNEKPAADKWMQMVQRTFAESNAEKGISLYIHLPFCEALCTYCGCNKRITKNHKVEGGYLEAVLKEWDLYLQQFPEKPVIRELHLGGGTPTFFSPENLSLLLEGIYAGAELHPEKEFSFEGHPNNTTTEHLQTLYDLGFRRVSYGIQDFDLKVQLTINRFQPYKNVKHVTDEARRIGYDSVNFDLIYGLPYQTLQSVGETIDKVAQLMPDRIAFYSYAHVPWVSPGQRSYTDKDLPDNVEKRALYELGLQKLTALGYTDIGMDHFALPHDPLYKAMQQKELHRNFMGYTTCQTDLMIGLGTSSISDAKYGYMQNLKKVEDYEAAVNRIELGIFKGHFLTEEDLRIKEAILQIACNGELELEEQLIAILPADTFAALEEMEEEGLVLLGNNKLIVTPNGKAFIRNVCMVFDLRLKRNVPSELQVFSKAI; encoded by the coding sequence ATGAGCACGCAGCAAGAGAGATTGGTACAGAAGTATAACGTTCCGGCCCCACGGTACACGAGTTATCCCACCGTTCCGTTTTGGGATAACGAGAAGCCTGCAGCCGACAAATGGATGCAGATGGTGCAGCGAACTTTTGCTGAATCGAACGCAGAGAAAGGCATCAGCCTGTACATTCACTTGCCGTTTTGCGAAGCCCTGTGCACCTACTGCGGCTGTAACAAGCGCATCACCAAAAACCATAAAGTGGAAGGAGGATACCTGGAGGCGGTGCTGAAGGAGTGGGATTTATACTTGCAGCAGTTCCCGGAGAAGCCGGTAATCCGGGAGTTGCACCTGGGTGGCGGTACCCCCACGTTTTTCAGCCCTGAAAACCTGAGCCTGTTGCTGGAAGGAATTTATGCCGGGGCCGAACTGCACCCGGAAAAGGAGTTTAGCTTTGAGGGCCACCCAAACAATACCACCACCGAGCACCTGCAAACCCTCTACGACCTGGGCTTCCGCCGCGTGAGCTACGGCATTCAGGATTTTGATCTGAAAGTGCAGCTGACCATCAACCGCTTCCAGCCTTACAAAAATGTGAAGCACGTGACCGACGAAGCCCGCCGGATCGGTTATGACTCGGTGAATTTTGACCTGATATACGGACTCCCGTACCAGACGCTGCAAAGTGTGGGTGAGACGATTGACAAGGTGGCCCAACTGATGCCCGACCGCATTGCGTTTTACTCTTACGCGCACGTGCCTTGGGTTAGCCCCGGCCAGCGCAGCTATACGGATAAGGATTTGCCGGACAACGTGGAGAAGCGGGCGCTATACGAATTGGGTTTACAGAAACTGACAGCACTTGGCTACACCGACATCGGCATGGACCACTTCGCGCTTCCACACGATCCGCTTTACAAGGCCATGCAGCAAAAGGAGCTGCACCGTAACTTTATGGGCTACACCACCTGCCAAACCGATTTGATGATTGGCCTGGGAACCTCCTCTATCAGCGACGCAAAGTATGGCTACATGCAAAACCTAAAGAAAGTAGAAGACTACGAAGCAGCCGTAAACAGAATTGAACTGGGCATCTTCAAAGGCCATTTCCTGACAGAAGAAGACCTTCGAATAAAGGAGGCCATCCTTCAGATTGCCTGTAACGGCGAGCTTGAGCTGGAGGAGCAGCTGATTGCTATACTTCCCGCAGATACTTTTGCCGCGCTGGAGGAAATGGAGGAGGAAGGGCTGGTGCTATTAGGCAATAATAAGCTAATAGTGACACCAAATGGCAAAGCCTTTATTCGCAACGTCTGCATGGTATTCGACCTGCGGCTGAAGCGCAATGTGCCTTCTGAGTTGCAGGTATTCAGCAAAGCGATATAA
- a CDS encoding class I SAM-dependent methyltransferase → MNIAQKMPEAIKAPLRSARNISRIPSSYMRLHWPKEPLKLHLGCGNRRLDGFVNIDMNWSAATDYRCDIAKLPCPDGSVTRIETYHVIEHIPRPQAERVLGEWFRVLAPGGVLVMECPDFGKDIEQLLAGNQDIMHSIFGWQRFPGDAHHWGYTSETLSALVRQVGFTSVSTPPAQDYHSSKEPCLRVEAIK, encoded by the coding sequence ATGAACATTGCTCAGAAAATGCCCGAAGCTATTAAAGCGCCTTTGCGGAGTGCCCGCAACATCTCCAGAATTCCTTCCTCCTATATGCGCCTGCACTGGCCAAAGGAGCCACTGAAACTGCACCTTGGCTGTGGAAACAGACGCTTAGACGGTTTTGTGAATATCGACATGAATTGGTCGGCAGCTACTGATTACCGCTGCGATATAGCCAAGCTGCCGTGCCCGGATGGCAGTGTTACCCGCATCGAAACGTATCATGTGATCGAGCATATCCCCCGCCCTCAGGCAGAGCGGGTACTTGGCGAGTGGTTCCGTGTGCTGGCTCCAGGCGGTGTGCTCGTGATGGAATGCCCTGATTTCGGAAAAGATATCGAGCAGCTTCTGGCAGGAAACCAGGATATCATGCACAGCATTTTCGGCTGGCAGCGGTTTCCCGGTGATGCCCACCACTGGGGATACACAAGCGAGACCCTGTCGGCGCTGGTGCGGCAGGTAGGCTTTACCAGCGTAAGCACGCCGCCCGCACAGGACTACCACTCCAGCAAAGAGCCCTGCCTCCGGGTGGAGGCGATAAAATAA
- a CDS encoding PA14 domain-containing protein has translation MKKLTTKSLIILLMSYLYVFPGHAQLNSSQTANTSVKPFSEQFGYGSNMGYFSNGWDDKKIATVLSNAGVNTVRASLPDYFIEQWGTPIRLKEFQYYTNDLGMKGITVFIGNPSDAHQDKTVYPGCTQPSKLFANLYEPIWNSDGSVNKNNYYAEYVNKLVQTYGPYVKVWEVVNEPDLTHANATEWLTRAPLPSELPNTRAPFYHYIRMLRISYEVIKKYNPDSYVTPGGLGYPEYLDALLRYTDNPNGGAVTSQYPNKGGAYFDLLSYHVYPAYFMSVWKDGGFVYTRNSDNAAAQAIGHKNNFEKVLNKYGYNGSTYPKKDLIITETNVSRRSSGNHHGSDEMQRNFGIKTLVLAQKNNVKQVHIYAAAETIDAPPADQTVSLTNSYELMGLYENLKRDAPGSEKINQEGIGYKTTSQLLEGYTYDAGRTSALNMPASMEGAAFKKDGQFVYVLWAKALTDKSETASATYSFPSSWNIGTVERKDWNHSSTGSTKTQASTGIVLNSAPAFFTASGSSTTEPALASQTITFAPLAAKVLGDAPFTVSATASSGLAVSFRIVSGPATISGNTITLTATGTVTVEAMQAGNDAYSAANPVRQSFAVNAATTPEPTPEPEPAPAPAPGQTGSITRDFWTSVRGSSVADVPVGTAPTKTTEETLFEAPSGQGSTYGQRIRGYVTAPVTGQYTFWIAADDKAELYLSSSEDPARKTRIAYSAGWTSARQWDKYDTQQSVKVTLEAGKRYYIEALHLQSWGGDNLAVGWQLPNGQLQRPIAGQHLSPFGSTAAAPEPTPEPTPEPTPEPEPAPVPAPAPGQTGSITREFWASVRGSSVADVPVGTAPTKTTEETLFEAPSGQGSTYGQRIRGYVTAPVTGQYTFWIAADDKAELYLSSSEDPARKTRIAYSAGWTSARQWDKYDTQQSVKVTLEAGKRYYIEALHLQSWGGDNLAVGWQLPNGQLQRPIAGQHLSPYVTLSSSSTSALLGNGADASMGETPADLTAYPNPFTTDATVAFSLAAATEVSLEVYDLQGRLVRQLYKGSVNAGELNRFTLKAQGLDRGVYIIRLVTGSKVFTQKIVLEL, from the coding sequence ATGAAAAAATTAACTACTAAATCGCTTATCATCCTCTTGATGAGCTACTTGTATGTCTTTCCGGGTCATGCGCAACTTAATTCAAGCCAAACGGCCAACACCTCTGTTAAGCCTTTTTCCGAACAATTCGGCTATGGCAGTAACATGGGCTACTTTTCGAATGGATGGGACGACAAAAAAATTGCCACCGTTTTGAGTAATGCGGGCGTGAACACCGTACGGGCATCGTTGCCAGATTACTTTATTGAGCAATGGGGCACGCCGATCCGCCTGAAGGAATTCCAGTACTACACTAACGACTTGGGCATGAAGGGCATTACCGTGTTCATCGGCAATCCTTCTGATGCGCACCAGGATAAAACTGTTTACCCTGGCTGCACCCAGCCCTCCAAACTGTTCGCGAACCTTTACGAGCCCATCTGGAATTCAGATGGTTCTGTGAACAAGAACAACTATTACGCCGAGTACGTGAACAAGCTGGTGCAGACCTACGGCCCTTACGTGAAGGTATGGGAAGTTGTAAACGAGCCTGACCTGACACACGCCAATGCCACTGAATGGCTTACCCGCGCTCCCCTTCCTTCTGAACTTCCCAACACGCGGGCTCCATTCTACCACTACATCCGCATGCTGCGCATCTCTTATGAGGTGATCAAAAAGTATAACCCGGACAGCTACGTAACACCAGGCGGATTAGGATATCCTGAATACCTCGATGCCCTACTGCGCTACACTGATAACCCGAACGGCGGTGCCGTTACCAGCCAGTACCCGAATAAAGGAGGTGCTTATTTCGACCTGCTAAGCTACCACGTGTACCCTGCCTACTTCATGAGTGTCTGGAAAGACGGTGGCTTTGTGTATACCCGCAATTCAGACAATGCTGCAGCTCAGGCCATCGGCCACAAAAACAACTTTGAGAAGGTGCTGAACAAGTATGGCTACAACGGCTCTACTTATCCCAAAAAGGACCTCATCATCACCGAGACCAATGTTAGCCGCCGATCATCTGGCAACCACCATGGAAGCGACGAAATGCAGCGGAATTTTGGCATCAAAACATTGGTGTTGGCACAGAAAAACAACGTGAAGCAGGTGCATATCTATGCCGCTGCTGAAACCATCGATGCTCCCCCTGCAGACCAGACCGTAAGCCTTACGAACTCTTATGAACTGATGGGCTTGTATGAGAACCTGAAAAGAGATGCCCCAGGAAGTGAAAAAATAAACCAGGAGGGAATTGGCTACAAGACCACCTCACAGTTGCTGGAGGGCTATACCTACGATGCCGGGCGTACTTCGGCGTTAAACATGCCTGCAAGTATGGAAGGCGCCGCTTTCAAAAAAGACGGACAGTTTGTATACGTACTTTGGGCCAAGGCCTTGACTGATAAAAGCGAGACTGCCAGTGCTACGTACTCCTTCCCTTCCTCCTGGAACATAGGCACCGTGGAGCGCAAGGACTGGAACCACTCCTCCACCGGCTCTACCAAAACACAGGCTTCTACCGGCATTGTGCTTAATAGCGCACCAGCTTTCTTCACCGCGTCTGGCAGCTCCACAACAGAGCCAGCCCTAGCAAGCCAAACGATCACGTTTGCTCCGCTTGCTGCAAAGGTTTTGGGCGATGCGCCTTTCACTGTTAGCGCTACCGCTTCTTCAGGATTAGCGGTAAGCTTTAGAATTGTATCAGGACCAGCTACTATTTCAGGCAACACCATCACCCTTACTGCTACCGGAACGGTAACTGTGGAGGCAATGCAGGCCGGAAATGATGCTTATAGTGCCGCCAACCCGGTAAGACAGAGCTTTGCAGTGAACGCTGCGACTACCCCGGAGCCAACCCCAGAGCCTGAGCCTGCACCGGCGCCAGCGCCCGGGCAGACGGGCAGCATCACGCGCGACTTCTGGACCAGCGTGCGCGGCTCGAGCGTGGCCGACGTGCCAGTAGGCACCGCCCCGACAAAGACCACAGAGGAGACGCTCTTCGAGGCCCCCTCGGGACAGGGCTCCACCTACGGCCAGCGCATCCGCGGCTACGTGACGGCGCCGGTGACGGGCCAGTACACCTTCTGGATCGCCGCCGACGACAAGGCAGAGCTCTACCTGAGCTCCTCGGAGGACCCGGCCAGAAAGACGCGCATCGCCTACTCCGCCGGCTGGACCAGCGCCCGCCAGTGGGACAAGTACGACACGCAGCAGTCGGTGAAGGTGACCCTGGAGGCCGGAAAGCGCTACTACATCGAGGCCCTGCACCTGCAGAGCTGGGGAGGCGACAACCTGGCCGTGGGCTGGCAGCTGCCCAACGGGCAACTGCAGCGCCCCATCGCAGGGCAGCACCTCTCCCCATTCGGCTCAACTGCTGCAGCACCGGAGCCTACACCAGAACCAACCCCGGAGCCAACCCCAGAGCCCGAGCCTGCACCAGTGCCGGCACCGGCGCCCGGGCAGACGGGCAGCATCACGCGCGAGTTCTGGGCCAGCGTGCGCGGCTCGAGCGTGGCCGACGTGCCAGTAGGCACCGCCCCGACAAAGACCACAGAGGAGACGCTCTTCGAGGCCCCCTCGGGACAGGGCTCCACCTACGGCCAGCGCATCCGCGGCTACGTGACGGCGCCGGTGACGGGCCAGTACACCTTCTGGATCGCCGCCGACGACAAGGCAGAGCTCTACCTGAGCTCCTCGGAGGACCCGGCCAGAAAGACGCGCATCGCCTACTCCGCCGGCTGGACCAGCGCCCGCCAGTGGGACAAGTACGACACGCAGCAGTCGGTGAAGGTGACCCTGGAGGCCGGAAAGCGCTACTACATCGAGGCCCTGCACCTGCAGAGCTGGGGAGGCGACAACCTGGCCGTGGGCTGGCAGCTGCCCAACGGGCAACTGCAGCGCCCCATCGCAGGGCAGCACCTCTCCCCGTACGTGACTTTGAGTAGCAGCAGCACAAGTGCTTTGCTAGGCAATGGAGCAGATGCAAGTATGGGCGAGACACCAGCAGATTTAACGGCTTATCCGAACCCGTTCACGACAGATGCCACGGTTGCGTTTTCGCTGGCAGCTGCCACGGAAGTGTCACTGGAAGTGTATGACCTGCAAGGCAGGTTGGTTCGCCAACTTTACAAGGGCAGCGTGAACGCGGGAGAGTTGAATCGCTTTACCTTAAAGGCACAGGGCCTTGACCGTGGGGTATACATCATCCGGCTGGTAACAGGCTCAAAAGTGTTCACACAGAAAATTGTTCTTGAACTATAA